The Sneathiella limimaris region AGCTAGGCCTTCCTTATGTAGAGCCAATGACATTCCTGGCAATCCGGTTTGTCGCCTGTTCGCTTCTGCTTGTGCCGGTTCTGTTATTGACCAAAACCGTTTGGCCAAAACGGTGGCAGGATTACGCCCATATTGGATTTGCAGGTCTTTTAATGCATGGAGGGTATCTGGGGTCCGTTTTTTGGTCAATTAGTGAAGGGGTTGCCGCCGGTACCTCAGCCCTGATTGCCGGGATTCAGCCGTTGATTGTGGCAGCACTTGCCGGCATTTTCCTAAAAGAGACCGTAACCCGTCGGCAGTGGATTGGGCTGTTTGCGGGCCTTGCTGGTGTCTTTTTCGTGGTTTTTGAGAAGTTATCGCTTAACGAAGGGAGTCTTTTTGGATTTTCCCTCAGCTTCATTGCGCTGATCAGCATTTCAATTGGCACTTTATACCAGAAGAAATTCTGTTCGGACATGAGCCTGAAGTCTGGGAACTTTATTCAATTTGTGGTGGCCAGCCTCTATTTCCTGCTGGTTGCAAGTCTGATTGAAGATATGACAGTGACCTGGACAGGAGAGCTCGTATTCGCTCTTGTTTGGCTTATTTTTGTGCTTTCTCTTGGCGCGGTTTCTCTGTTGTATTTGCTGCTTCGCAAGGGCGCGGCATCGAGCGTTTCCAGCCTCTTCTATCTGGTGCCTCCTTGCACGGCCATTGTCGCCTATTTCCTGTTTGGGGAAACTCTGAGCGGGAATGCTCTGATCGGTATGGTGATTGCGATCATTGGTGTTGCGCTTGTGAACATGCCTGCTAAAAAAGTGAAATGAGAAAATACGACCTTGTTTTAGAGCCGGACTTGCCGCCGGTGGATTATCCGTTACCCGATCTTCCCAAGGGTGAGGATTTGTGGATTTTTGGGTATGGGTCCCTAATGTGGCGGCCGGGCTTTGAACACACAGGTGTTGAGGATGCCTGTCTTTATGGGTTTCACCGGGCATTTTGTGTGTCTTCAGTTGTCCATCGCGGTACGCGGGATAATCCGGGTCTTGTCCTGGGCCTGGACCGGGGTGGGTCTTGCCGTGGGAAGGCGATCCGTTGCCCTGAAGCCATTCGGGAACCGGTTGTTGATTATCTCTATCGCCGGGAAATGGTAACGAGTGTTTATATCCCGAGAATGGTCACATTGAAGTTGTTGGGCAGTCAGGAAAAAGTCCGGGGGCTGACATTTGTGGCTGACCCCAAGCATGAACAATATTCATCGGGTCATTCGATTGAAGAAGCTGCGGCGATTATTGGGAGGGCATCGGGAAGGGGCGGTCCTAATGTGGATTACCTCAAAAGCACCCTGGATCATCTAGATGAATTTGGGATCAAGGACGGCCCCTTGCACGCAATCATGGAGGCTATTGGCCGGAACAGGTAGACTGTCGGGCCGGGCTAGTCTCTGAGATTAAAAGTGTGTGCGACTGGCAACGCGGGCAATTTCGCCACGTGTCAAACCGATATCTTTGAGCTCGGAATCGGTGAGGGCATAAAGCTCCGTTGCAGTTCTGTATGTCCGGTATTTCTGAACAAGTGTATTTGTAAGTTTACCGAAATAGGTGCGGAAAGTCCCTGCGGCAGGGCTTGCTGGTTTTGTGTAATTTGTTGCTTGTACTGACATGCTACTGTGCTCCATTCATTTGATGGGGCTCATGTACGCCTCCCAATCTGGGATTGCACGCGACATTATTTTTACTCACCCATGCATTTTTTGCATAGCTTGATTAGATGTCTGTTAAGTAACTGAAGGCTAGAGCGATGTATTGCCATAGCGTGCGAAGATGGTTTCCGCGCTGTTGAAGGCGATATTCTCCATCTCTTCGTCTGTGATAACCTGGCCTGACATCATGTAAGGCCAAAACGCCCGATATTTGATCAGGGAGACAAACTGATGGCTAACTTCCTGATAATCATCGGTGTTTAACGCCCCTGCTATAGACGCTGCTTGCATAAAATCATCAAATACCGAGATCTGGTTTGAATTGTCAGCCAGATATTCGGCAAGATCCGGATCCCGAATGGTTTCGCCAATGACGAGCCGAAGAAGCCTCATATATTCCTCAGATTGGAGAAATTTACATTCTGCACGAGCAAGGTCCAAGAGTTGGCCCTTCAAAGGTTTGCTGGGATTAAACGTAACAGCAACAGCTTCTTTAAGTTTGGAAAGGACCCAGTCCAGAATCGCACGAAACAGCGCCTGTTTACTCTCAAAGTGATTGTAAACGGTCCTTTTTGATACATTTGCCGTGGCGGCGATCTGGTCCATGCTGGCGCCTAGATAGCCAGCTTTTTGGAACTCTTCTGCCGCGGCTTGCAGGATCTGCTGTTTTTTATCGAGTGGTCTGGACATTATTCAAACTAGGATTATCTCACAGGTTAGGCTGGAGATACCGAACATATCCAGCCTTAAAAAGCATCATTTGTAATTGCTATCACAAACTAACGTATCGTCACTTAAAAAACCAAAAAGATAATGTAAACTGCACGGTGTAGTTTACATATTAATCTGAGCTTTAGATACACTGCAATTTCATGGGAGGCCTGTAAATATGGCAATTTC contains the following coding sequences:
- a CDS encoding DUF1127 domain-containing protein yields the protein MSVQATNYTKPASPAAGTFRTYFGKLTNTLVQKYRTYRTATELYALTDSELKDIGLTRGEIARVASRTHF
- a CDS encoding gamma-glutamylcyclotransferase, yielding MRKYDLVLEPDLPPVDYPLPDLPKGEDLWIFGYGSLMWRPGFEHTGVEDACLYGFHRAFCVSSVVHRGTRDNPGLVLGLDRGGSCRGKAIRCPEAIREPVVDYLYRREMVTSVYIPRMVTLKLLGSQEKVRGLTFVADPKHEQYSSGHSIEEAAAIIGRASGRGGPNVDYLKSTLDHLDEFGIKDGPLHAIMEAIGRNR
- a CDS encoding TetR/AcrR family transcriptional regulator, whose translation is MSRPLDKKQQILQAAAEEFQKAGYLGASMDQIAATANVSKRTVYNHFESKQALFRAILDWVLSKLKEAVAVTFNPSKPLKGQLLDLARAECKFLQSEEYMRLLRLVIGETIRDPDLAEYLADNSNQISVFDDFMQAASIAGALNTDDYQEVSHQFVSLIKYRAFWPYMMSGQVITDEEMENIAFNSAETIFARYGNTSL
- a CDS encoding DMT family transporter, producing MTSENQKAEQQLLIRAMPVLFVFLWSTGFIGAKLGLPYVEPMTFLAIRFVACSLLLVPVLLLTKTVWPKRWQDYAHIGFAGLLMHGGYLGSVFWSISEGVAAGTSALIAGIQPLIVAALAGIFLKETVTRRQWIGLFAGLAGVFFVVFEKLSLNEGSLFGFSLSFIALISISIGTLYQKKFCSDMSLKSGNFIQFVVASLYFLLVASLIEDMTVTWTGELVFALVWLIFVLSLGAVSLLYLLLRKGAASSVSSLFYLVPPCTAIVAYFLFGETLSGNALIGMVIAIIGVALVNMPAKKVK